The Haloarcula laminariae genomic sequence GAGTTCGGACACCCGCTCGAAAGTCGCACGGCTCATCGACGCCTACGACCTCGCGCCCATCGGCGCCGACCTGGAGGCCGCGTGGCTGGGGGAGTCGGGCGAGCGACAGAGCCTGCGGGACCTCGCCGACCGGTTCAACCGGGCGCTCCTGCGCTCGGCGGTTCGGGACGCCGGCATGGACGTCGTCGACGGAGAAATCCGGAACTACTACCGGCTGCTGACCGCTGAGGACGTGAGCGCTGGCAGGCGGGTCGAGGCCGAGAACCGGCTCGACGGGTCGGGCCTCGACGTCGACGGGCTAGTCGAGGACTTCGTCACCTACCAGGCGATACGCCACTACCTGACCGAGGTCCGCGGCGCGAGCTACGAGCGCGACGACCGCGCCGGTGTCGACCGCGAGCGGTCGGTCATCGACCGGCTCCAGAGCCGCGTCGAGCGGGTCGTCCGCGACACCGTCGACCGGCTCGCCGGCGACGGCCGGCTCGCCGTCGGCGACTACCGCGTGTTCGTCAGCGTGGACGTGCTCTGTGAGGACTGTGGCGGCCAGTACACCGTCGGGGAGTTGCTCGACCGGGGTCACTGCGACTGCGACTGACCGATGTTTCGCACCCGGTCGTAGCTGTCGGGCAGCGCCGCGGCGTCCTCGGGCAGCAGTGCGACGACCAGGTAGGGCACCTCGTCGCTGAAGTACTCGAC encodes the following:
- the rdfA gene encoding rod-determining factor RdfA, which codes for MSSDTRSKVARLIDAYDLAPIGADLEAAWLGESGERQSLRDLADRFNRALLRSAVRDAGMDVVDGEIRNYYRLLTAEDVSAGRRVEAENRLDGSGLDVDGLVEDFVTYQAIRHYLTEVRGASYERDDRAGVDRERSVIDRLQSRVERVVRDTVDRLAGDGRLAVGDYRVFVSVDVLCEDCGGQYTVGELLDRGHCDCD